tctttcaaatttcaagCTTGAATCATGAAACACCCTTCTAATTGCCAAATTATATAGTTTTGGGAGGGGAGGTGCAATTAGTCAAAGGCTCCAAGCCCAGCCAGCTCagttattttcctcttttttacTGTTCTAGGACCTAAACCTAAGGGCTTGTGCTAGTTAAATTGCCCTAGAGAAAtgacatgagagagagaggtaggcTACAGAAACTTGAAATGTGAACCCAAGTTGGCAGTATATGCAGCTGAATTTGGCTCACTCCCATGTGCCCACTGGAAGCTTGTGAAAAGAACTTGTTACAGTTATTGCCAAATAAGTTCATGCTCACTGTTATTGCTAAAGATAAATATATTGTGGCCAGAAAGAAGTGGTACCACCCCCACATGTATTGCACCTGCTGCTCTTGCTGGTGGAATATTTCAACATTACTTCCCCATACTTCAAATTCATTTTTGCCACCCAATAATTCCATTTGCTTAAAAGGATAGCTACAAGTTTATTGGACTTATACAATGTTCAAGATCAATTCATCAATTTGCTCTCCATTTCTAAGTTTCTAAGGTCGTAGCTTTCACAGTAGCTTCACCTACCAAATAAAAGGCATGTCCAGGAAGGCTGTCAatgtcctatatatatatgctctaAGATTTTAGGCTACAAATATTTTGTGCATATTTTGTAGCTTTCCCTATGTGTTTACATATTGTATATAATTCATGACATGATGAAATGAAGTTTAGGGGAGACATGGGCAGGAAGATTTTGTGTGAGGACATGGATTTGAAATGGGATGGATGAAAGGCAAAGTCAAAATGGTGGTGaggttagagagagaaaaaaaaaaagaaaaggaaatccCACTAAAAAGTTGCCTGAAAATTGTCATATGGATGATGAAGACTGGAGAGGGCAAAGGCAAGTGTGCAAAGCTGCACCACATATCCCAATGTGAAAAGCCAAAGTCTTAGTCATTTTTGCCTCTGCATTTCATATTCCTTTCTCACAGCCTTTCTTCAAGCTCCGTCTCAATCTACAtcatttggtttttggtttttagctCCCTCCAtgtttccctttctttctctcactttttgtttgaagtcAATCTTTAATCATTTCCTTAAACTCTGTGGACATTTAGCCTAAGTGTCATGATTAACCAATTCAGATTCCAAGTAATTAACTTcattaacaataataatatgcGATTAAAAGGcaaaacgaaaaaataaaaaaaagaagagagagagagagagagagagagaaggcacccaaaattaagaaatagaGAAACTTTGCCAAGGCCCTAGGGCAACTCTATCTTCAATAACAATGGAACCCAAAAAGGAACGTTTGTCTGAAATTATCAAAGTAagtgtttgttttatttgggAAAACGAGCCTCTAATTCTATAATCTAATTCTACAAATCTCACATTTCCAGAAATTGTCCTTGGCATTAGCATTAGATTAATAAAGCATATTTAGCTTAATTTAATCACTTCTCCTTCTTTGAAATGGCAGAGAAAAATTGAGAGTCTCAATGTGGTTGGTCTTACCAAAGCAAACGCCGTCAGCTGGTTTAGCTAGGGTTTTGCATACTTGCATGCCAAGGGTTTTGAGATTCCATCATTTTGGTTAACAgttcctttgttttttctccttttggtTCTTTTCCAACATTAGGTCAGCTTTAAATTTACCTGGCAGGTGACATGTCTGTATGACTACGTTCACCATGGTTTGATGGGACAATGCatttcaatttcctttttattcattttttcccACCTCTAAAAGCATTTCTAGCTGGAGAGACTAGCTCGGGCAAGAGACCTCCTAGGTCCCCAATCCCGCCAATACCGTTTCTAGCGGTCAAGGCTTGGTAAGACTTGCCTGGACAAGATTAAATAacgaaaaaattgaaaaaaaaggggaaaaaaagacaaaaaatttcataatttttaaaaattaaatatctaatcatatttttcacttcccaCTCCAAAATtctatacaaattcctctcctcatatctcatgtgaatagtgcgCATTAATAATGTGAATGATAACATCCTTTGtcttcccttgccttttaCCGTGACAAATAGATGGAAATACTCTAAGAAATTGCAAATGATAttagttaaaattttcaagtgtTTCGGATTTTAAGACTCTTAAACTTTTGATGTCTTCCAACAAAATGGAGAAAAATACTACTAAAACATTGttattaattgatgatttaGACACACATTCAAAACAATGATCCATTCAGATTAACAATTCAGTGTGTTTTATAATCTCAAGATTGTAAGGCAAAATACCATTTCTCCTGTTATTAAAGAGGCTTCAATCTTCTTTGTTCTTATCCAAAGACAAAACCTTCCACAAAAATCTTCCAAGttccaaagaagaaaatggggTTGTGATTCAGATGCTGCAAATATTTGTACACACTCTGCTTCTACTACAGCCAGAGAGTCTTCACACACTTCAAATTCCAAAGAGAACCTCTCTGTCCTCTCTATGACTGCATGCTTAGGCTCTGAAAACCGTCCATCATGAAATGCAAAAAAAGTTGGCCCTAAtcccaaattaaaaacacccCACAACAaatctaaatttttattttctcctaATTAACGCCAAGCCAAAACCATCTCACTTCCTCTGTGTTTGTGTTGAGTCTGAACTTGGGTAACTGGGTTTTGTCCATATAAGGCTGACatgtacttttatttgttaacATTATCAATAATATAATTGTatcttatatatgtatatctttTGCTTGGTGGGTTTGGTGGGTTGAGAAGGTTGGGGTCAGAGATTTATCAGAGGGCAAGAGATTCCTCATTGTATGGCATCCAAATCTCGAAAGAGTGCCAGAAATCTCCTTGGAGACTCTGTAAAAAGacccacattttttttttctgttggcCCACCACCTCCAAATTTCAAGATCTACCTTTTTAAACTTTCATTTTAACCTAGACATCACAGGCATAGCATAGCACCCCCATCACGACCGTACAATCTATCAGATCatagaaaatcagaaaatcagAATCcccaaacccaaattttcATCAAACCAGCCATGCTTTGACCTATGGTCACCCCTTGAAGTCaatacaacaagaagaagggatcaatcaatcaaaatttcaaagggGTCAAAGTAAATTTCAAAGTAAACTTCTTTGATGAGGTGGGGGGCTTGTCCAGTCAATCAGTCTTTGACAGCCTGCGCATGTGTGCCTGCTTCTGCGTACTTTTTTAATGCaacgtttttcttttctttcttctttctatgtTACATGATTATTGCACGGTTGCACGAAAGAAGTTGGGAAGAGGCTGTGATGATCGATCGGCAGCAGAAAGGCCTATAAtctattgttttctttttgtttgttgtcatATAGCTTTCGGCTTCCGATTTGTCCCCAAGTGGCTTTTCGGCCACACCATGAAACAAGGCCTTTTCTTCATATTCTTCAAGGACACCTTCTTTTTAGCTTTCTATATCtccctttatttttctagTACATGTTTAGGTAGGGTTAGTGTGATATTGTATCATTGTATTGTATGTGGTGAAGTAGgagcttttttctttatcaatAATTCTATATAATTGTTGGTCTTGTCGCTTTCGATTGTAAAATATAATgagaaataaatacataattgTATATAAactatgaatataaaaaaaagatattattCGTGAAATAATGGATAGTGAATCAAGAATACACATAATTATATGCAAATTTACGATAGAATCATATATGGGATTTGGGTTGTGGGCTCCTACGTGTATAAAGGTGAAAAGTGTGAAATGCCACTTGAGGCATTTTACCAAACAGGTGGTGGGACGAATGCATGAAAGCTCaaattattttgaaagaaGTTGGCTAAGAAGACAAAATGAGTCGTAGTATAGTAGTGTGGGGACTAGGGAAGTCTAAGTttaacctctctctctctctctctctctctctctctctctctctctctctctctcatgcgtCTGTGTGGGGGTGGGAGGGGCTACATGGGTTTGTTTCGGTTTCCGATCCAAGAAACAAAGCCTTTTTCCTATGCCATGGTTTGTCCATCCCTTTCTAACCATGAGCAAATTATTCACCTCGAGATCAACTCCCTTCAATTACTTTCACTTTTATCAACTGGGGTTTTACCGTTTCACTGTAGCGTAAAAAGAAGCATAGGCATACTATGTAGCATTCGTATGATGATTTGTTTAGATTTACGCGggaattgaaggaaaaaagaaccCTAGTCTCCTACCACATCTTTGACTCTCCAATGGAGAATCTGACCTAGCTACATGTGATGATGTGAGATGTGTTCAAATTATCGATGACTAGCAATCGTTAATAGACtagaattataatttaatactaCGATTCACTATTATTCTAAAATACATTAACTCAATGTTCGTTAGGCATACCGACTCTATCAATCATCAAACATACATGTGTAAACGACAAAAACTTGCATTTTGTCCTATAGGCTTGCTTATTACAAATCAAGCTTCGATGccacaagcacaaatgtgcaATTTAAGGAGGCGATTGTGCCGTAACTGTCACATCTAATtagaaagccaaaaaaaaaaagtgcctACCTATTACCctctattttaaaaaaggaaaataaacctTGCATGATcatctaaaataaaatgggCTAGTGCCTTACTACCTTGTGTGGCCTGCTGTCCACACAAATATACTGAAGTTTAAGATTACTAGGCCGAAGGCCCAAAGAAGACAAGATCACTTAGGCCCGGAAGCAAGCTGACCATTTCTTTATTCTCGCAACTCATTTTTACCTCAACCTCAACCATCCTTACTTTAACATTTACCACCAACAGTATAGGTAAAGGTGAAAAGAAACTTGTTCTTTGATGCCTATGGAATCTCTGTTACCCATCCCCTAGTTAAACGACTTACAAGTAGGCTTACATGatggtttgttttctttaaggatattttgttcatcaatattaatattaatgagAGGCTTATGCCAGTAGTGGATAGAGAGTGCAAATGTTTAACACCAGATGAGAATCTTCTTACTAAAAGAGTATTGGGTGGTGGTGAACAGCCTATCACATATGCACATGTAGATATTTTCACTCTTTTAGACCTTTCCCATATCAAAGCATGATGGAGATGTTTGAAATATTTTGCTAAATGTTTTCACTCAGTTGTGCCCCACTagtaagttttttattttatgttataaAAGATATAGTAGGAAAGGGAAATCGAAGCTCTCAATCACTTGAGTTACAAAACCCGTCttctaaaattttattagAAGAACAGATTGGCATATGGGTGAGTAAACAGAAggtaatttgaaaacaaagtttgccCTTGGGAGGAAGATAATATAATGGAGAGGTTTTTTTGGGTCACAACAGAGATCCAACCTGGAGCTTCCTATCCAAATCAAACACCACAAAATGCCTATCCTACAAGCCATGTCATCACACTATCCACATGAAGAGGAATGGGTGGTTCTCCATCTCCAAACTTGAGAGAACACCATCTCCACTGTCCATTGCAAAATAATCAAAACCCCTCCAAAATTACAAACCAAGAACAAAGATAACAAGAAAGATAAGTTGAAACTCATCAGACACTACTGTATCAAATTTCTCATCCTTGGTGGCCTCAGAATCTCTCATAGGACTTAAATAACCTGTAGGGGATTCAATAGCCATGGCCTCTAGCTCCTCCACACTTTCCATCTCCTCCTCATCCACCCTTGTTGACACCAAGGCTCCCCGCCACTCGGCAGCACCATCGCCGCAATGTGTGACCCTCCCTACGCTTCCTCCACCCCCGGTTCAGTCTCAGAACCGCCCAGGGAAGACTACTGCCTATTGTGAGCCATCCATGATTACTATCATTAGTATTTACAAAGTACTTTATATGtttgatgaaaattttgtttttccaaacaATTTGACCAATCTAGATGATTGATCAAGTGAAATTTTATTCAACGTATCATTTAGATTGACAGTCTAGTAACATAACATACTAGATGTGTAAATATACAATGCATATATActgatgtttcttttttatttcttttaggtCGTAAGATTGCGCGCAATGTCATGGCCATGGCCACAGGGGAAGCACCTGCCGAAGTGGCTACAACTGAGTTCCCAGAGATTGTGAAGACAGTTCAAGAAGCTGTAAGCCTTTCATTCAGTTATGGCACTATCTAGTGTTTTTGTATGAAGGAGCTCAGCAAGTTAGATGACACAAAatgatttgtttttgctttctaGTGGGAAAAAGTTGAAGATAAGTATGCAGTGTCTTCACTTGCGGTGGCTGTTGCTGTTGCACTATGGGGCTCCACTGGATTGATCTCGGTGTGTCTCTCTCCTTATCCACATTCTGTGTTTGCTTCCCATAGTTTCCAAAGTAAAATTTTTAAGTTGCtgtgtttttatttctgtagatttgagtagctaATTTCTTACTCGATTAATCGATTATTGACTGGTTAATCTGCTTGATGGGTATGTTTGTAACAGGCAATTGATAGGCTTCCTTTAGTCCCTGGTGCTCTTGAACTTGTAGGCATTGGCTACACTGGGGTaagttgggttttgtttgcttttgcaTTCTTTTAGAAACTTCTCAATTAAGATTATGCCAGAAAGGAACCCAATTCACTACTTCTTGCACTTTCCTACTTCTTATACCTGCCTTTCTTATGTATCTTTGCAGTGGTTTGCATACAAGAACCTTGTTTTCAAACCAGACAGGTGAGTACAATTTGCTACAAAAACCTTTATTGGAGTATATAAGtagtttctatttcttttaattggTCCAAAAAAGATTTGCCATAGTAATATATAGAATTTCCATGGCATATCTGGTGTTTGAAATTTCAGGGAAGCTTTGACGCAGAAGATTAAAGACACATACAAAGATATAATCGGGAGCGGCTAGAGCAAACCTGAAAAGTAATGCTGCTGAGATAGGAGAAGAACTTGTGGTTGGTTTTTGAAGCTTATACATATGTGTATATCTCGCAGCATTGTTCATAAATATGTGAAcattcttcattttgtttgcaTAAGCTTATTCTAACCACGGTTATAAATGTACTTTGTCTTCATTTTGTAATTCATATCATCACGTTTCTTATGTTACTTTAGAAGGGAAAGATCAAAGTAAATTAAGTAAAATAATCTGCAGACTTTATGTGCAGTTCTGAgtctgaaatattttcttgcttatattttattaggcTTGGAGCCTTAACGTTTATTAGGCTTGGAGCCTTAACACTTTCATTCTAGTGTATAAGTTTTCATATTCCTTGGTTACTTAAAGAACTCCATAACCCAAAAGTTACAGACAAAACATTCATATCTGATGCCACTAAATCCAGCACCAGTTGCCAGGGCCATGAATTCTTGTTCACTCCTTTCCTTCCCTCCCGGAATTTCAGTCATCATAATCACATCAAGTTGGGAAGTGCTTCCACAGCATTGCTAGTATCTGGCATAGCTGGAAGTAGTGCTTCCACAACAATCACTTTTCCATCGTCTGGAATAGCTCTGTAACGATTCTTCAACAGCTTTAGGCAGTGCTCATCGGTCCAATCATGAAGTATCCACTACAAAGATGATAACTTAATTAGTGGCACTAATGGTGTATAACTAGCTTTCCATGAAGACCTTGTGTTGAGCCAATGCCATCAAGGGGCCCAAAGAACTTAGACATAGGGCCAAGGCTACAGACCCTCTGAAAATCAGACCCACCATTTTCATCCTCATTAGCAGCAGCAAGAGAGGAATGGAGAACAGAGTGGCTGGTGAGGAGCCTGAGGATCCTATCCATCATCATGGGTGCCAATCTTGGCTGCAATATCAGACGAAGAGAGCTTGGCGCCTGGACCCTCTCTGGCTATGATGTCAAAAACCCAAGCTTAATTGCTGATTGCAGAGACATGGACACGGAAGAACCCACCAGCTGGATGGCATAGCAGaagctttcttcttcctcttcctttgtTATTTCATCCTCGGGCTCAGCATGATTTATTTTGGGATGGATTTTCCTCTCCAATGGAAAAGCCATTGGATTGGACTGTCTATATTTACGGTCTGAAACTCATTGCTAGTGTAGTGATTAAACTCATTAACAGGTGAACCAGGTAACAAtactaagaaaataaagatacAGCACCAAAGCATAGAGAAATAAGCAATTACCATCACAAACTCAACAAAGGCAATGCGAGTAGAGTGCTGATAGCCTCAGACGATAAACCTGACTATTTCAACATTTTAGATTGGTATATACTTGTTTGTAGTTAGGCGTAaaacttgggttttctttaaCCCGTACatccgcacggctataccgtttaaatattttttccattaaagtatattTTTTGGCTAGTAAGTATTCCAAAAAAAACTATCAATTTGTCAATAAAACTGCTCATGGCCGGTAATGAAAGAGaaggctttttattttatttcaagtgatgcttttgtttttactaccattttcatttatatgagaatttataaataaattaaaaacattttaaatattttgaatatttaaacggtatagccatgcggctatactgtatgttaaaaaaataaataatacagCCATGCGGCTATATGTTTTAAAAAGGCTCAACATGTGTTCTTTTGCCCTTTTTTGCTAAACATGGTTATTGAACCTTCGTTTATGTACCCAGTATAACCTCTCGGCtataaactttaaatatactatttattaagaaagaaaaagaaaaaaagaacttgCTTAATACCTAGGCGCCGGCCTAGCGGCtaggcggctatactattaattaatataaaattaaaaaaacaccgTAGTATAACAGCGCAACTATACtctttaatatattatatttaaaaagtatagccgtgcggaaatactatttattaaaaaaaatcaagaataTCTTCTTTGAAACATATTTTGGTGCATATATACTTTGGCTATTTCATTTTCTCGTAGTTGAAATATCAAAATGAACTATTTTAGTACGGTGGAGTAGTTGTgtttaggggtgggcatcggaaCCGAAGAATCGAtcaaccgaaccaaaccggatagaaaaaaattgaaaaaaatcgTGTTGGCTAAAAAGTCAAACccaatttcaaaaattgaacCGAACTAGTTCTAACCGATTCCCGTTCCGGTTCTATACCCTAACAAACCAAACTGGGCTGAACCgaattggccaaattaaaaaatatataattttaatatttatttatatccaatgctatatttttaatctcataactaatatttatccaagctCAATTTCCaaacatctctcttttttagcctcaatatttctttttgtatgaaattggataatttgttaattttcaaaccaaaaaaataaacttcaattgaaatttgtattaaaaaaaaaaataatccggttcaaaacagAATCGAACTGAAATCGGACCAGAACTAGTTCAACCTGAACCGAAtagttttacaattttttttgtttaaaatcaaACTGAATCGAATCGGGTAAATAATGTTAGTTTCAATTccaatttgaggcaaaaaccagCCCAAACCGGACCATGCCTACCCCTAGTTGTGTTGTTATTTTGTGctttaatgttatttttttgtaagAGGGGAAAAAAGGTCACATACTTGAGATTATTTAGTGTTAATCAAACGATTTATTTTCTAGACGAAGAAGGGTCACATTTTCATAAGAGGGGAAAATGAATCTTTTGAGAAAAGGGCACATACAGTAATGGTTTTTTTAGTTGTGGTTGATTGaagaaaatggaaggaaagaaaggatTCTGAGGAAATGGAGAGGGAGGAAATTCtctaaaggaagaaaaaaaggattcTGACTATTTCTAGATTTCAGATTGGTATATACTTGTTTGTAGTTAGGCATAAAATacgaataaaatacatatgtgtTTGATTTGGGAAATTTGACATGTTACAATTGAAATGTTTAGTCACTatgtaatattttaatatatataatatttatttaataatatgtgaaaattatgtgtataataagtgaattttgtatgtattattgaaaattttgtaaaaaagcacgagtattaaacatgaaaaatacgtatGTACGTGTAAAACATGAGTGTTGTacgtttgcttttttttttttaaaatgtgcATTTTATAGAGTCTTCAAGACATGTACTAAAAACAgatgtattattaaaaaatatgtatgtatatgcaGAATACGAGTATTAAACCTCAAAATGCTAAATTCGTTATACGAGTAATAactttaaaaaagtaaaaattcaaacggggacaatagagactcgggtaatggcctaatagtaatggataatactctaaactaattttatcgataaaagaaaatcgaggaaaaaaatatttaaaaaaaaggaccgCAATGTCAATATATAAAGAGtacagccgct
Above is a window of Prunus persica cultivar Lovell chromosome G2, Prunus_persica_NCBIv2, whole genome shotgun sequence DNA encoding:
- the LOC18784661 gene encoding protein CURVATURE THYLAKOID 1B, chloroplastic, translated to MASSSSTLSISSSSTLVDTKAPRHSAAPSPQCVTLPTLPPPPVQSQNRPGKTTAYCRKIARNVMAMATGEAPAEVATTEFPEIVKTVQEAWEKVEDKYAVSSLAVAVAVALWGSTGLISAIDRLPLVPGALELVGIGYTGWFAYKNLVFKPDREALTQKIKDTYKDIIGSG